DNA from Mycobacterium bourgelatii:
TGAACGCCGCTGAGGCGATCGCCCGTGCCAGCGGCGGCGCGCCGCACATCGTCGGCGCAGCAGCCGCATTCACACCGAACCGGTACCGCCAGGACGAGGTAGCGCGCGAGCTCACCGAGGCCGCCGGGCCGGAGTTCATGCGCTTCGCCGCCACCACTGGCGTCGACCAGCGCAGTTTGGCGCTGCCGCTGTCGCGCTACCCGAAGCTGAGTGGCTTCACCGAGGCGAACGACGCCTACATCGAGGTCGCCGTTGACCTCGGCGAGCAGGCGGTGGTGTCCGCACTCGCCGATGCCGGCATCAAGCCCCACGAGGTGGACACCATCGTGATGGTATCGAGCACGGGAGTCGCGGCGCCCACCGTGGACGCTCGGCTTATCGAACGAATTGGACTGCGGCCCAACATCAAAAGGCTGCCGCTGTTCGGCCTTGGCTGCGTGGCCGGCGCAGCGGGGATGGCGCGTGTACACGATTACTTGCGCGGCTACCCGGGGGATGTAGCCGTGCTGCTGTCGGTCGAGCTTTGCTCGCTCACGCTGCAGCGCGACGACACCTCGATCCCCGCGCTCATCGGTGTGTCGCTGTTCGGTGACGGAGCGGCCGCCGTGGTCGCCGTCGGTGCCGATCGGGCTCCCTTGCACCCCAACGCATATCAGGGGCCACGGGTCCTGGCCACCCAGAGCCGGGTGCTCCCGTCGACCGCCGAGGTGATGGGTTGGCGCGTCGGCTCCAGCGGATTCCAGCTGGTGATGTCTCGCGACGTTCCGACGATGGCGGACGACTACCTGGCCGAAGAGGTCGACGGCTTGCTTGCCCAGCACGGCTTGTCCAGAGACGACATCTCGACCTGGGTATGCCATCCCGGCGGGCCGAAGGTGCTCGACTCGATCGAGAACGCCCTCGGTTTGCCCGCGGCAGCGTTGGTGCACAGCCGAAACTCGATGCGCGACAACGGCAACATCTCCTCGGCGTCGGTCCTCGACGTGCTGCGTCGCACGCTGGTCGAGCGGCCGGGACACGGAACGTTCGGGGTGATGCTCGCCATGGGCCCGGGCTTCAGCTTCGAGCTGCTTCTGCTGCGTTGGTGAGGGCTCGGGATCATGTATTACCACGCTTTTGTGTTCGCCATCGCAGTAGAGCGATTGGTCGAACTGCTCGTGGCCCGTCGCAACGCCGCGTGGTCAATGAGCCAGGGAGGCAGGGAGTTCGGGCAAGGCCACTATCCCGCGATGGTCAGCATGCATGCGCTGCTACTGGTTTCGTGTATCGCCGAGGTCAGTGAACGGCACCGGCCGTTCATCCCCGGGGTGGGTTGGCCGATGGTTACCGTGGTGGCGC
Protein-coding regions in this window:
- a CDS encoding type III polyketide synthase, with the protein product MTVTTHLNAAEAIARASGGAPHIVGAAAAFTPNRYRQDEVARELTEAAGPEFMRFAATTGVDQRSLALPLSRYPKLSGFTEANDAYIEVAVDLGEQAVVSALADAGIKPHEVDTIVMVSSTGVAAPTVDARLIERIGLRPNIKRLPLFGLGCVAGAAGMARVHDYLRGYPGDVAVLLSVELCSLTLQRDDTSIPALIGVSLFGDGAAAVVAVGADRAPLHPNAYQGPRVLATQSRVLPSTAEVMGWRVGSSGFQLVMSRDVPTMADDYLAEEVDGLLAQHGLSRDDISTWVCHPGGPKVLDSIENALGLPAAALVHSRNSMRDNGNISSASVLDVLRRTLVERPGHGTFGVMLAMGPGFSFELLLLRW